One window from the genome of Deinococcus sp. NW-56 encodes:
- a CDS encoding nucleotidyltransferase family protein — MNSAEFLATIRLNPANAAILDRLPELGAPQAHLVAGALFQTVWNVRGGQAPAAGIRDYDLFYWDADASYEAEDAVIRRAAGLFGDLGARVEVRNQARVHLWFPEKHGLTRPPIRSAREGIAQFLVECTCVGVDASGELYAPYGLTDLAAGVLRPNPHNHTPGLYAAKVADYRARWPWLREG; from the coding sequence ATGAACAGCGCTGAGTTCCTGGCGACCATCCGCCTGAACCCGGCAAACGCGGCCATTCTGGACCGCCTGCCCGAGCTGGGGGCACCCCAGGCGCACCTCGTTGCAGGAGCGCTCTTTCAGACTGTCTGGAACGTGCGCGGCGGGCAGGCCCCGGCGGCAGGCATCCGCGACTATGACCTCTTCTACTGGGACGCCGACGCCAGCTACGAGGCCGAGGACGCCGTCATCCGCCGCGCCGCTGGCCTCTTCGGAGACCTCGGCGCGCGGGTGGAGGTTCGCAACCAGGCCCGCGTCCACCTGTGGTTCCCCGAAAAACACGGCCTGACCCGCCCCCCCATCCGCAGCGCCCGCGAGGGCATCGCCCAGTTTCTGGTGGAATGCACCTGCGTGGGCGTGGACGCCTCGGGCGAGCTGTACGCCCCCTACGGCCTGACCGACCTCGCCGCCGGGGTGCTGCGGCCCAATCCCCACAACCACACACCGGGCCTGTACGCGGCGAAGGTGGCTGACTACCGGGCGCGGTGGCCCTGGCTGCGGGAGGGGTGA
- a CDS encoding ADP-ribosylglycohydrolase family protein, producing MEPLYGVPPPGGGRLVAGPDLPVRYPARMSGAALPTLLSLTAADALGAATEFKTPEAILARYGESFTDYQPGSVFGFAPGEATDDSQMTAATLLGYARGGGLAGVLAALREWLGAAPPDVGGLTRAALRSGGVGSGGLEGGARAWTESGHQSAGNGGMMRIAAAWLAGFRGEALDRESAAVTALTHTDPRCVHASVFFTAWLEGLSAGGGYRDAAEAALERMDRLDARAALLDAGLLGLDTRPAHDAFRAGDRSARSQVRARVRSGLSGHVTSQSGYVLDTLEAAVAHARADSWLACVEPAVLRGDDSDTVACVVGAVAGARGLEVPPHLLPRLRLGHSWPGWERGWSCAEHFPALLEAARAQLRS from the coding sequence ATGGAGCCACTGTACGGTGTCCCGCCGCCCGGCGGGGGCCGACTTGTGGCCGGGCCGGACCTGCCCGTCCGCTACCCTGCCCGCATGTCCGGCGCCGCGCTGCCCACCCTCCTCTCCCTGACCGCCGCCGACGCGCTGGGGGCCGCCACCGAGTTCAAAACCCCGGAGGCGATCCTGGCCCGCTACGGCGAGTCCTTTACCGACTACCAGCCCGGCAGCGTGTTCGGCTTCGCACCCGGCGAGGCCACCGACGACAGCCAGATGACGGCGGCCACCCTACTGGGCTACGCGCGGGGCGGCGGGCTGGCCGGGGTCCTCGCGGCCCTCCGCGAGTGGCTGGGCGCCGCTCCCCCCGACGTGGGCGGGCTGACGCGGGCGGCGCTGCGCTCGGGTGGGGTGGGCTCCGGGGGGCTGGAGGGCGGGGCGCGGGCCTGGACCGAAAGTGGGCACCAGAGCGCCGGAAACGGCGGCATGATGCGGATCGCCGCCGCATGGCTGGCGGGCTTCCGGGGTGAGGCCCTCGACCGCGAGTCGGCGGCGGTCACGGCCCTGACCCACACCGACCCCCGCTGTGTCCACGCCTCGGTCTTCTTCACGGCGTGGCTGGAGGGGCTAAGCGCGGGAGGAGGCTACCGGGACGCGGCAGAGGCGGCGCTGGAGCGAATGGACCGCCTCGACGCCCGCGCCGCCCTGCTGGACGCCGGGCTCCTCGGCTTGGACACCCGCCCCGCCCACGACGCCTTCCGGGCAGGCGACCGCTCGGCCCGCTCGCAGGTTCGCGCCCGCGTGCGCTCGGGCCTCTCGGGGCACGTCACCTCCCAGAGCGGGTACGTGCTGGACACGCTGGAGGCCGCCGTCGCGCACGCCCGCGCCGACTCGTGGCTGGCCTGCGTCGAACCCGCCGTCCTGCGCGGCGACGACAGCGACACGGTGGCCTGCGTGGTGGGGGCGGTCGCCGGGGCGCGGGGCCTGGAGGTGCCGCCCCACCTGCTGCCCAGGCTGCGCCTGGGCCACTCCTGGCCGGGCTGGGAGCGGGGCTGGAGTTGCGCAGAGCATTTCCCGGCGCTGCTGGAGGCCGCCCGTGCCCAGCTCCGGTCATGA
- a CDS encoding TlpA family protein disulfide reductase, with translation MSPSPLPWPAPEDFVHGEPLPPPTRWERPGLVMVFNLECAGCVSRGIPFLKRLHAEHGDRVHLLALHTSRGHRLLPREDVVPTLVKFARDFARLPFPVALDVSGDLARAWETEGTPHWLAFAPGGELLRSVYGSQENAQTRLAYLLEEQAGGG, from the coding sequence ATGTCTCCCTCCCCCCTGCCCTGGCCCGCGCCCGAAGACTTCGTGCACGGCGAGCCGCTGCCGCCGCCGACCCGCTGGGAGCGCCCCGGACTGGTGATGGTCTTCAACCTGGAGTGCGCCGGGTGCGTGTCACGCGGGATTCCCTTTCTGAAGCGGCTGCACGCGGAGCACGGCGACCGCGTTCACCTGCTGGCCCTGCACACCAGCCGGGGCCACCGCCTCCTGCCCCGGGAGGACGTGGTGCCCACGCTGGTGAAATTCGCCCGCGACTTCGCCCGTCTCCCATTCCCCGTCGCGCTCGACGTGTCCGGCGACCTCGCCCGCGCGTGGGAGACGGAGGGCACCCCGCACTGGCTGGCCTTCGCGCCGGGCGGCGAGCTGCTGCGGAGCGTGTACGGCAGCCAGGAGAACGCACAGACCCGCCTCGCGTACCTGCTGGAGGAGCAGGCGGGAGGCGGCTGA
- a CDS encoding AzlC family ABC transporter permease: MVTAPTPSAFWPPFWRGFRALTPLWLGLIPFAVAYAVTARAAGLSVLDTQLMSLTVFAGASQFAAAGLFAGGASALGIVATTFLLNARHVLYGLSLARQVPLSGAQRLVAAQFLTDEAYGVAVVHGPREPGGLSFAFLLGAELSLYLVWNAATLAGALAGEVLPDPEALGVGVIFPLAFLGLLVPLLVDRRAVLVALASGLGAWGLARVLPGGLVVLASGVGGALLGAWLVTRRGQA, from the coding sequence ATGGTGACCGCCCCCACCCCGTCCGCCTTCTGGCCCCCCTTCTGGCGCGGGTTTCGTGCCCTGACGCCGCTGTGGCTGGGGCTGATTCCCTTCGCGGTCGCGTATGCGGTCACCGCGCGGGCGGCGGGGCTGAGCGTGCTCGACACCCAGCTCATGAGCCTGACCGTTTTCGCGGGGGCCTCGCAGTTCGCCGCAGCGGGGCTGTTCGCGGGCGGCGCCTCGGCGCTGGGGATCGTGGCGACGACCTTTCTGCTCAATGCCCGGCACGTCCTGTACGGCCTGAGCCTCGCCCGGCAGGTGCCCCTGAGCGGGGCGCAGCGCCTCGTGGCCGCGCAGTTCCTCACCGACGAGGCGTATGGGGTGGCGGTCGTGCATGGTCCGCGCGAGCCGGGTGGCCTGAGCTTCGCCTTCCTGCTGGGGGCCGAACTCAGCCTGTACCTGGTGTGGAACGCCGCAACGCTGGCGGGGGCGCTCGCGGGCGAGGTGCTGCCCGACCCGGAAGCGCTCGGCGTGGGCGTGATCTTCCCGCTCGCGTTCCTGGGGCTGCTGGTGCCGCTCCTCGTGGACCGGAGGGCCGTGCTCGTCGCCCTCGCCTCGGGGCTGGGGGCGTGGGGGCTGGCGCGGGTGTTGCCGGGTGGCCTCGTCGTGCTCGCCTCCGGGGTGGGCGGGGCGCTGCTGGGGGCGTGGCTGGTCACGCGCCGGGGGCAGGCGTGA
- a CDS encoding AzlD domain-containing protein: MSHLLVIALMWLVTYPARLLGLSLGGLRLPPFWLAFLRFVPVSVFAALIVPDVLGSPEWPRRLPAALVGALLLWRTRHLALGILGGFAAYWLVRVAGL; encoded by the coding sequence GTGAGTCACCTCCTCGTGATCGCCCTGATGTGGCTGGTCACCTACCCGGCGCGGCTGCTGGGCCTCTCGCTGGGGGGGCTGCGGCTGCCGCCGTTCTGGCTGGCCTTCCTGCGCTTCGTGCCCGTCAGCGTGTTCGCCGCGCTGATCGTCCCCGACGTGCTGGGCAGCCCGGAGTGGCCCCGGCGCCTGCCCGCCGCGCTGGTGGGGGCGCTCCTGCTGTGGCGCACGCGTCACCTCGCGCTGGGCATTCTGGGGGGCTTCGCGGCGTACTGGCTGGTCCGGGTGGCGGGCCTGTAG